One Georgenia wutianyii DNA segment encodes these proteins:
- a CDS encoding glycoside hydrolase family 3 protein, with the protein MTSSRRTAAALAAATALLLALGAAGPSATATTDVEDVVAAMSEDELVGQMTWVHVYGSGAEDRSRAAENRARYGVDTPADVVRKYALGGVLYFAWAGNTDSPEQVADLSAGLQDAAAAGPGVPLAITVDQEGGEVSRLGHPVTDLPGGMALGATFDPQLARGQGEVLGAELAAMGVNVDWAPVADLNTNPDNPVIGLRSLGADPATVSELTAAQIQGLQSQHVAAAAKHFPGHGDTDVDSHTGLPVVAGDPAELAAHLEPFRAAVAAGVDIVMSAHIVVESIDPDMPGTLSPAVLTDLLRGDLGFEGLVTTDALDMAALKQLPGNPLDDGDIAVLAIQAGSDILLAPPDVDAALAGVREALATGELTRERLEESVTRILEWKVERGIWDGAERPGLDVVGSPDHRAVAAAIAERAVTLVRDEGAVLPLDPAAGPVLLAGAGSAWPERLTPLLAAEGLTVTERLESGTSPSRGYRAAVRSAAEGAAAVVLAVDDLRADAAQQALVTELAASGTPVVVVLAGTPYDYAAVPGEVAAVLASYGTSTVSHAGVAGVLSGRVLPTGRLPVEVTAPDGTVLAALGSGVRRTEEVTPAAVTFTDLPGTQDDAVEVPDVPGVAYLLDGQTLTPGTHPAEGTVVVTAQADPPSAYHLADGADARWEHTFDAAEATPDAAEPAPAEDGGPAGWLLPAIVATLLAAALVLAARTLHRRR; encoded by the coding sequence ATGACCTCCTCCCGCCGCACCGCCGCCGCGCTCGCCGCCGCCACCGCCCTGCTCCTCGCCCTGGGCGCCGCCGGCCCCTCGGCGACGGCGACGACCGACGTCGAGGACGTCGTCGCCGCGATGAGCGAGGACGAGCTCGTCGGCCAGATGACATGGGTCCACGTCTACGGTTCCGGAGCCGAGGACAGGTCCCGGGCCGCCGAGAACCGGGCCCGCTACGGCGTGGACACCCCGGCCGACGTCGTGCGGAAGTACGCGCTCGGCGGCGTCCTGTACTTCGCGTGGGCCGGCAACACCGACTCCCCCGAGCAGGTCGCCGACCTGTCCGCCGGGCTCCAGGACGCTGCGGCGGCGGGGCCCGGGGTGCCGCTCGCCATCACCGTCGACCAGGAGGGCGGTGAGGTCTCCCGCCTCGGGCACCCGGTCACGGACCTCCCGGGCGGCATGGCGCTCGGCGCCACCTTCGACCCACAGCTCGCGCGGGGGCAGGGCGAGGTGCTCGGCGCCGAGCTCGCCGCCATGGGCGTCAACGTCGACTGGGCGCCCGTCGCGGACCTCAACACCAACCCGGACAACCCGGTCATCGGGCTGCGGTCCCTCGGCGCGGACCCCGCCACCGTCTCCGAGCTCACCGCCGCCCAGATCCAGGGCCTGCAGTCGCAGCACGTCGCCGCGGCGGCCAAGCACTTCCCCGGCCACGGGGACACCGACGTCGACTCCCACACCGGCCTGCCGGTCGTCGCGGGCGACCCGGCGGAGCTCGCCGCCCACCTCGAACCGTTCCGCGCCGCCGTCGCCGCCGGGGTCGACATCGTCATGTCGGCCCACATCGTCGTCGAGTCCATCGACCCGGACATGCCCGGCACCCTCTCCCCCGCGGTCCTCACCGACCTCCTGCGCGGCGACCTCGGCTTCGAGGGCCTCGTGACCACCGACGCCCTCGACATGGCCGCGCTCAAGCAGCTGCCGGGCAACCCGCTCGACGACGGCGACATCGCCGTCCTCGCCATCCAGGCCGGCTCCGACATCCTCCTCGCGCCGCCGGACGTCGACGCCGCACTCGCCGGCGTCCGCGAGGCCCTCGCCACCGGGGAGCTCACCCGCGAGCGTCTCGAGGAGTCGGTGACCCGGATCCTGGAGTGGAAGGTGGAGCGCGGGATCTGGGACGGCGCCGAGCGACCCGGGCTCGACGTCGTCGGCAGCCCCGACCACCGCGCCGTCGCCGCCGCGATCGCCGAGCGGGCGGTCACCCTCGTGCGCGACGAGGGCGCCGTCCTGCCGCTCGACCCGGCTGCCGGGCCGGTCCTCCTCGCGGGCGCCGGGTCCGCGTGGCCCGAGCGCCTCACCCCGCTGCTCGCCGCGGAGGGCCTGACCGTCACCGAGCGGCTGGAGAGCGGGACGAGCCCGAGCCGGGGCTACCGCGCCGCGGTGCGCTCGGCCGCCGAGGGCGCGGCCGCCGTCGTCCTCGCCGTCGACGACCTGCGCGCCGACGCCGCCCAGCAGGCACTCGTCACCGAGCTGGCGGCGAGCGGCACGCCCGTCGTCGTCGTGCTCGCCGGGACCCCGTACGACTACGCCGCGGTGCCCGGCGAGGTCGCCGCCGTCCTGGCCTCCTACGGGACGTCGACCGTGAGCCACGCGGGCGTCGCGGGGGTCCTGTCGGGCCGCGTGCTGCCCACCGGCCGCCTCCCGGTCGAGGTCACCGCTCCGGACGGGACGGTGCTCGCCGCGCTCGGCTCCGGGGTCCGGCGGACCGAGGAGGTGACCCCGGCGGCCGTGACGTTCACCGACCTGCCCGGCACGCAGGACGACGCCGTCGAGGTCCCCGACGTCCCGGGCGTCGCCTACCTCCTCGACGGGCAGACCCTCACGCCCGGCACCCACCCGGCCGAGGGCACCGTCGTCGTCACCGCGCAGGCCGACCCGCCCTCCGCCTACCACCTGGCCGACGGCGCGGACGCCCGGTGGGAGCACACCTTCGACGCCGCCGAGGCCACCCCGGACGCGGCCGAGCCGGCGCCGGCGGAGGACGGCGGCCCCGCCGGCTGGCTCCTGCCCGCCATCGTCGCCACCCTCCTCGCCGCCGCCCTCGTCCTCGCCGCCCGAACCCTCCACCGCCGCCGCTGA
- a CDS encoding DUF3499 domain-containing protein — MRATRHCTRAACARPAVATLTYVYADSTAVLGPLATNPEPHSYDLCQEHAHRLTAPRGWEVVRLATEFVPAPPSADDIEALADAVREASRTPAAQASPAARPGHTAPAPVTHRLPEPEAELGRRGHLRVLRGESD, encoded by the coding sequence GTGAGAGCCACCCGCCACTGCACGCGTGCCGCCTGCGCCCGACCGGCCGTGGCCACCCTCACCTACGTCTACGCCGACTCGACGGCGGTCCTCGGGCCGCTGGCGACGAACCCGGAGCCGCACTCCTACGACCTGTGCCAGGAGCACGCGCACCGGCTCACCGCGCCGCGTGGGTGGGAGGTCGTCCGGCTGGCGACCGAGTTCGTCCCCGCTCCGCCGAGCGCGGACGACATCGAGGCGCTCGCCGACGCCGTGCGCGAGGCCTCGCGCACGCCCGCCGCGCAGGCCTCCCCGGCTGCCCGCCCCGGCCACACCGCCCCGGCGCCCGTGACCCACCGGCTCCCCGAGCCGGAGGCCGAGCTGGGCCGCCGCGGGCACCTGCGCGTGCTGCGCGGCGAGAGCGACTGA
- a CDS encoding glycosyltransferase: protein MVSPGVSVYLPRTLRGLAEQTRPVGTVLVVDTSAPGREMGTGVPVHDAIDAAGLRAVSTVRVLRIPAPRTFGAAVRAALADHEQHLAEQARRQERPAPPPARWLWLLHDDSAPEPRAHAALLRAGESGPSVAVAGPKQRDWARPDLLLEVGIRATATGRRVPDVEDGEIDQGQHDSREDVLGVGTAGALVRREVWDQLGGPDPSLGPYGDGLDLSQRAWLAGHRVVLVPGAVVHHARASYQGLRDLSSPRPDPQTAPDPRRSFAARRRSQLFLWLTTTPWYLLPLVVLAVLALAPARALWRLTTKEIGLVGAEMRSAAEVLAGPAAIWRARRRHRLTRTVPLRYLRPLRSTWRDVARARHEERRSQAAARAHRVAPSELELRERAALARRRRGALGLLLLGLTAVALVAFGPLLTEGALRGGALATLDATAGGVWSAATSAWVAAGLGHAGPPDPLLAVLALAMTPLAPFGAGGNALTAAVLVLAVPLAGTGAWFAAGAATRSVLLRAWAAAVWALAPALLVGVGQGRLGAVLAHLLLPWAALGVARAVGVQRRDVILPGIADARRDDDEPDAADRPTVGAPALTSVRPSGGSIAAAAGAGLALAVVTAGAPVLLPAALLVLLGLALAVPRRRRLLVLVAVPPVLLLGPLLTAALSSTSTGGWRALVADPGLPLAADPGASWLAALGWPTALPALVGPWVLALAGGAAVAAAAVLALLRGTGRARAVRAGWLAVLAGLATALVSSRTPVGVGADLAGEASVVTGWGGPGTSLALLGLLVAATAAADGMRGSLTAHSFGWRHLLVGAVVAVMVLGPLATTGSWLATVLRGEEPALLALAGRDAPAVPALARELQNGPERSRVLALHAEGGAVRAEVWRHAGPQLTGEAAVVDVRGLTPGGQPAEPDAASAELAALTAELATGTAPAAGEQLGRLAVGVVLVPPLTDPEAAATRQELIARLDATAGLERVTENASGVIWRTSRSSTQPAAAQAVSRARVLDADGTVLAPLPAGEVTVSTRVPAGPEGRTVVLAERADTAWRATYNGRPVRATTDGWRQAFEIPAHTGVLEIGYEPPWQLPWRVAQAVGLGLAVLLAVPVRRRREEHA from the coding sequence GTGGTCAGCCCCGGCGTCTCGGTGTACCTCCCGCGCACGCTGCGCGGCCTGGCCGAGCAGACCCGTCCCGTCGGGACGGTCCTCGTCGTCGACACCAGCGCACCCGGCCGCGAGATGGGCACCGGCGTGCCCGTGCACGACGCGATCGACGCCGCCGGCCTGCGCGCCGTCTCCACCGTGCGCGTCCTGCGCATCCCGGCCCCCCGCACCTTCGGCGCAGCCGTGCGCGCCGCGCTCGCCGACCACGAGCAGCACCTCGCCGAGCAGGCCCGCCGCCAGGAGCGCCCCGCGCCGCCGCCGGCCCGCTGGCTGTGGCTCCTCCACGACGACTCCGCCCCCGAGCCGCGCGCCCACGCCGCGCTCCTGCGCGCGGGGGAGTCCGGGCCTTCCGTCGCCGTCGCCGGTCCCAAGCAGCGTGACTGGGCCCGCCCCGACCTGCTCCTCGAGGTCGGCATCCGGGCCACCGCCACCGGTCGCCGGGTGCCCGACGTCGAGGACGGCGAGATCGACCAGGGCCAGCACGACTCCCGCGAGGACGTGCTCGGCGTCGGCACCGCCGGCGCCCTCGTCCGCCGCGAGGTCTGGGACCAGCTCGGCGGCCCCGACCCCTCGCTCGGCCCGTACGGCGACGGCCTGGACCTGTCCCAGCGCGCGTGGCTGGCCGGCCACCGCGTCGTCCTCGTCCCCGGTGCCGTCGTCCACCACGCCCGCGCCTCCTACCAGGGGCTGCGCGACCTCTCCAGCCCCCGACCGGACCCGCAGACGGCGCCCGACCCGCGCCGCTCGTTCGCCGCCCGGCGCCGCTCCCAGCTCTTCCTCTGGCTCACCACGACCCCGTGGTACCTGCTGCCGCTCGTCGTGCTCGCCGTCCTCGCGCTCGCCCCGGCGCGGGCGCTGTGGCGCCTCACGACCAAGGAGATCGGCCTCGTCGGCGCCGAGATGCGGTCCGCGGCCGAGGTGCTCGCCGGACCGGCCGCGATCTGGCGGGCCCGCCGCCGCCACCGCCTCACCCGCACGGTGCCGCTGCGCTACCTGCGCCCGCTGCGGTCCACCTGGCGCGACGTCGCGCGGGCCAGGCACGAGGAACGACGCTCGCAGGCAGCCGCCCGGGCCCACCGGGTCGCCCCGAGCGAGCTGGAGCTGCGCGAGCGGGCCGCCCTCGCCCGCCGCCGTCGCGGCGCCCTCGGCCTGCTCCTCCTCGGCCTCACCGCCGTCGCGCTCGTCGCCTTCGGTCCGCTCCTCACCGAGGGGGCCCTGCGCGGCGGGGCCCTCGCCACCCTCGACGCCACCGCCGGCGGCGTGTGGAGCGCCGCCACGTCCGCCTGGGTGGCCGCCGGGCTCGGGCACGCAGGTCCGCCCGACCCGCTGCTCGCGGTCCTCGCCCTCGCGATGACGCCGCTCGCCCCCTTCGGCGCCGGCGGCAACGCCCTCACGGCGGCGGTGCTCGTCCTGGCCGTCCCGCTCGCCGGCACCGGCGCGTGGTTCGCCGCCGGTGCCGCCACCCGCTCGGTCCTCCTGCGCGCCTGGGCCGCGGCCGTGTGGGCGCTGGCCCCCGCCCTCCTCGTCGGCGTCGGGCAGGGCCGGCTCGGGGCCGTCCTGGCCCACCTGCTCCTGCCGTGGGCCGCGCTCGGGGTGGCCCGGGCCGTGGGCGTCCAGCGTCGCGACGTCATCCTCCCCGGCATCGCCGACGCGCGACGGGACGACGACGAGCCCGACGCCGCCGACCGGCCCACCGTCGGCGCGCCCGCGCTCACCTCGGTGCGCCCCTCCGGCGGCTCGATCGCCGCGGCCGCCGGCGCTGGCCTCGCCCTGGCCGTCGTCACCGCCGGTGCGCCGGTCCTGCTCCCGGCCGCCCTCCTCGTCCTCCTCGGCCTTGCCCTGGCCGTCCCGCGCCGCCGCCGGCTGCTCGTGCTCGTCGCCGTGCCGCCCGTGCTCCTGCTCGGCCCGCTCCTCACCGCCGCGCTGAGCAGCACCTCGACGGGCGGCTGGCGCGCGCTCGTCGCCGACCCGGGCCTCCCGCTCGCCGCCGACCCGGGCGCCTCCTGGCTCGCCGCGCTCGGCTGGCCGACGGCGCTGCCCGCGCTCGTCGGGCCCTGGGTCCTCGCCCTCGCCGGCGGGGCCGCCGTGGCGGCCGCCGCGGTGCTCGCGCTCCTGCGCGGCACGGGCCGGGCCCGCGCCGTGCGCGCCGGGTGGCTCGCCGTCCTCGCCGGCCTGGCCACCGCCCTCGTGTCCTCCCGCACGCCCGTGGGCGTCGGCGCCGACCTCGCCGGCGAGGCGAGCGTCGTCACCGGCTGGGGTGGGCCGGGCACCTCCCTCGCCCTCCTCGGGCTCCTCGTCGCGGCGACGGCCGCCGCCGACGGCATGCGCGGGTCGCTCACCGCCCACAGCTTCGGCTGGCGCCACCTCCTCGTCGGCGCCGTCGTCGCCGTCATGGTCCTCGGGCCGCTGGCCACCACCGGCTCCTGGCTCGCCACCGTCCTGCGCGGCGAGGAGCCGGCGCTCCTCGCCCTCGCGGGACGCGACGCCCCGGCCGTCCCCGCGCTCGCCCGCGAGCTGCAGAACGGCCCGGAGCGCTCGCGCGTCCTCGCGCTCCACGCCGAGGGCGGCGCCGTGCGCGCCGAGGTGTGGCGCCACGCCGGGCCCCAGCTCACCGGGGAGGCCGCCGTCGTCGACGTCCGCGGTCTCACTCCCGGCGGGCAGCCCGCCGAGCCGGACGCCGCGTCCGCCGAGCTCGCCGCGCTCACCGCCGAGCTCGCCACCGGCACCGCGCCCGCCGCCGGCGAGCAGCTCGGCCGGCTCGCCGTCGGCGTCGTGCTCGTCCCGCCGCTCACCGACCCGGAGGCCGCCGCCACCCGTCAGGAGCTCATCGCGCGCCTCGACGCCACCGCCGGCCTCGAGCGGGTGACCGAGAACGCCAGCGGCGTCATCTGGCGCACCTCCCGGTCCTCGACGCAGCCCGCCGCGGCGCAGGCGGTGTCCCGGGCGCGGGTCCTCGACGCCGACGGCACCGTCCTCGCGCCGCTGCCGGCCGGCGAGGTCACCGTCTCCACCCGCGTGCCCGCCGGGCCCGAGGGGCGCACCGTCGTCCTCGCCGAGCGTGCCGACACGGCGTGGCGCGCGACCTACAACGGCCGCCCGGTCCGCGCGACCACCGACGGGTGGCGTCAGGCCTTCGAGATCCCCGCACACACCGGCGTGCTCGAGATCGGCTACGAGCCGCCGTGGCAGCTGCCGTGGCGCGTCGCGCAGGCGGTGGGCCTGGGCCTGGCCGTCCTGCTCGCCGTGCCGGTCCGCCGCCGCCGGGAGGAGCACGCATGA
- a CDS encoding Trm112 family protein, whose product MTDEPLEPWVREVLRCPVTGAPLVPGTAADGSPVLVSSDPARPLAYPVRDGVPVLLAEEARPVDGSAQQ is encoded by the coding sequence GTGACCGACGAGCCGCTCGAGCCGTGGGTGCGTGAGGTCCTGCGCTGCCCCGTCACCGGGGCGCCGCTGGTCCCAGGGACGGCCGCCGACGGCAGCCCGGTCCTCGTCTCCTCCGACCCCGCCCGCCCGCTGGCCTACCCCGTGCGGGACGGCGTTCCCGTCCTGCTCGCCGAGGAGGCCCGGCCGGTGGACGGCTCAGCCCAGCAGTGA
- a CDS encoding DUF5719 family protein — translation MSTETTGGRRVLRRVATVLTGGALLAASAGVAVGGDLWPVEAQPVAETVVPVAATTLLQVCPGPPRLATEVAGQDLGYDEFDPEGSGTTTLVEVVSVARDGLAPAPLRLWPGLDADAGDDVPSGGQARVEQAADTREATVLEAEPVDGVVALAAGTSVALTEAGDLRGLVATACQSPATSAWLVGGSTEPGDSTQLVLSNAGDTPASVTLSGWGSTGALDLSTAGTVLVPPGGQRVVLLEALVADPRPALHVESSGGSVTAVLQDSRLRGLVPGGTDVVAPSVAPEEAVVVPGIHLGATSGQDLDAPAVRIVNPGEETATAALVLLGAEGELAVPGADELVLDPGAVVDVSLAGLPEGAWSAVVTADRPLTASAVVTTVGRAGEDDPGTAPVDRAWVPATAALSTGLVALPGELVTAATLVVANPATTAVDVELVPVLRDGTRGTPVTRTVEPRSSLREDVTALGEDVAAVELHAAQEPVHASVMLTARGPDGALMSAVPLTEDPATARAVTLAPAPASLG, via the coding sequence ATGAGCACCGAGACCACGGGTGGGCGGCGGGTGCTGCGCCGCGTCGCCACCGTCCTCACCGGCGGCGCCCTCCTCGCGGCCTCCGCCGGCGTGGCGGTCGGCGGTGACCTGTGGCCGGTGGAGGCGCAGCCCGTCGCGGAGACCGTCGTCCCCGTCGCCGCCACCACCCTCCTCCAGGTGTGCCCCGGCCCTCCGCGCCTCGCCACCGAGGTCGCCGGGCAGGACCTGGGCTACGACGAGTTCGACCCCGAGGGCTCGGGCACGACCACGCTCGTCGAGGTCGTGAGCGTCGCCCGCGACGGCCTGGCGCCCGCCCCGCTGCGGCTGTGGCCCGGGCTCGACGCCGACGCCGGGGACGACGTCCCCAGCGGCGGGCAGGCGCGGGTCGAGCAGGCTGCCGACACCAGGGAGGCGACCGTCCTGGAGGCCGAGCCCGTCGACGGCGTCGTCGCCCTCGCCGCGGGCACGAGCGTGGCCCTCACCGAGGCCGGGGACCTGCGCGGGCTCGTCGCCACCGCCTGCCAGAGCCCGGCCACGTCGGCCTGGCTCGTCGGCGGGTCGACCGAGCCGGGTGACAGCACCCAGCTCGTGCTGTCCAACGCCGGGGACACCCCGGCGAGCGTCACGTTGTCCGGCTGGGGCTCCACCGGGGCCCTCGACCTGTCGACCGCCGGGACGGTCCTCGTGCCCCCGGGCGGGCAGCGGGTCGTCCTTCTCGAGGCGCTCGTCGCCGACCCGCGCCCCGCCCTCCACGTCGAGTCCTCCGGCGGGTCGGTCACCGCGGTCCTCCAGGACAGCCGCCTGCGCGGCCTCGTCCCGGGCGGCACCGACGTCGTCGCGCCGTCCGTGGCCCCCGAGGAGGCCGTCGTCGTCCCGGGCATCCACCTCGGCGCGACCTCCGGGCAGGACCTCGACGCGCCCGCCGTCCGGATCGTCAACCCGGGCGAGGAGACGGCCACCGCCGCCCTCGTCCTGCTCGGGGCCGAGGGCGAGCTCGCGGTGCCCGGCGCCGACGAGCTCGTCCTCGACCCGGGCGCCGTCGTCGACGTCTCGCTCGCCGGGCTGCCCGAGGGCGCGTGGTCCGCGGTCGTCACCGCCGACCGCCCGCTCACCGCCTCCGCCGTCGTCACCACCGTCGGCCGTGCCGGTGAGGACGACCCCGGGACCGCGCCCGTCGACCGGGCGTGGGTGCCGGCCACCGCGGCACTGTCGACCGGACTGGTCGCGCTCCCCGGGGAGCTCGTCACCGCCGCGACGCTCGTCGTCGCCAACCCGGCGACCACCGCCGTGGACGTCGAGCTCGTGCCGGTGCTGCGCGACGGCACCCGCGGCACCCCGGTCACCCGCACGGTGGAGCCTCGCTCCAGCCTGCGCGAGGACGTCACCGCCCTCGGTGAGGACGTCGCCGCGGTGGAGCTGCACGCCGCGCAGGAGCCGGTCCACGCGTCGGTCATGCTCACCGCCCGCGGCCCGGACGGCGCTCTCATGTCGGCCGTCCCGCTCACCGAGGACCCCGCCACCGCGCGCGCCGTCACCCTCGCGCCGGCCCCTGCCTCCCTCGGCTGA
- a CDS encoding metallopeptidase family protein, which translates to MRDDLTPALPARHPARRRDRRGRGLRGPLLPPTLPGWRTRSEAFDDAVLAAVEQLEKRWGRRLATVEFGVEEVPPSDPSPWEHDAIALGRYFPADGPAGLPDRVVLYRRPIQSRCEDPTELAMLVEEVVREQVAHLLGRDPEDL; encoded by the coding sequence GTGCGCGACGACCTCACGCCGGCGCTCCCCGCCCGGCACCCCGCCCGCCGGCGTGACCGGCGCGGCCGAGGCCTGCGCGGACCGCTCCTGCCGCCGACCCTGCCCGGGTGGCGTACCCGCAGCGAGGCCTTCGACGACGCCGTCCTCGCCGCCGTCGAGCAGCTCGAGAAGCGCTGGGGGCGGCGCCTGGCGACGGTCGAGTTCGGCGTCGAGGAGGTCCCGCCCTCCGACCCGAGCCCGTGGGAGCACGACGCGATCGCCCTGGGCCGCTACTTCCCGGCAGACGGGCCGGCGGGCCTGCCCGACCGCGTCGTCCTGTACCGCCGGCCCATCCAGTCCCGCTGCGAGGACCCCACCGAGCTGGCGATGCTCGTCGAGGAGGTCGTGCGCGAGCAGGTCGCCCACCTCCTCGGCCGCGACCCCGAGGACCTGTGA
- a CDS encoding acyltransferase family protein: MTAATTSVAAPSRSARPRFRADIQGLRAVAVLLVLAYHAGVPLVPGGYVGVDVFFVISGFLITGLVLREVEETGRLSLRRFYARRAKRLLPATAVVFLAVTALTILALPVTRWREIAGDLVASATYLVNWRLADRSVDYLAEGAAAGPLQHLWSLAVEEQFYLLWPLLVVALVRPRAGSPARRLGWGLLLVAAASLAWSVHLTARDPGAAYFVTTTRLWELALGALLAVVVARGVIGRSPRARQALGWTGLAAIGYAAVTFDATTAFPGTAALVPTLGAAAVLVAGSGDPRGELAPLTGPFVQRVGALSYSLYLWHWPLVVVATSLWAGPDGVLPLATALAVVAGSALPAWLTYRFVEEPFHRSRRLAAPWRAAVIGAACVAVGLAGAAALTLAADRADGPAEGGATGAAALGDEPAAVEPTYEVTSLTPSLLDAADDVAAVYADGCHQDALSPGVLTCVYGDADSDVVVALVGDSHAAQWQPALAVLAEEHGFRLETSTKSSCLLAPALVWEDSTSRPYTSCLEWQATLTERLTAEPPDVVVVSAGGHYQLVEDGAALSREESREPVAQAMAATWQALEEEGTEVLALLDTPWPGIDAPECVSEHLTDLSGCAVPRAEAMERSGAAILRAAAERVPAADLLDLTEFVCPREECLPVVGGVLTHSDTHHLTATYARTLAPRIAGPLTSLLG; encoded by the coding sequence ATGACCGCTGCCACGACATCCGTCGCGGCTCCGTCCCGCAGCGCCCGTCCGCGCTTCCGGGCCGACATCCAGGGGCTGCGCGCGGTCGCGGTCCTGCTCGTCCTCGCCTACCACGCCGGGGTTCCGCTCGTGCCCGGCGGGTACGTCGGCGTCGACGTCTTCTTCGTCATCTCCGGCTTCCTCATCACCGGTCTGGTCCTGCGCGAGGTCGAGGAGACCGGCCGGCTGAGCCTGCGCCGGTTCTACGCCCGACGCGCGAAGCGGCTGCTGCCCGCGACGGCGGTGGTGTTCCTCGCCGTCACCGCGCTCACGATCCTCGCGCTGCCGGTCACCCGCTGGCGCGAGATCGCCGGGGACCTCGTCGCGAGCGCCACCTACCTCGTCAACTGGCGGCTCGCGGACCGCTCGGTCGACTACCTCGCGGAGGGCGCGGCGGCCGGCCCGCTCCAGCACCTCTGGTCCCTCGCCGTCGAGGAGCAGTTCTACCTCCTGTGGCCGCTGCTCGTCGTCGCCCTCGTGCGCCCGCGTGCCGGGAGCCCGGCCCGCCGCCTCGGGTGGGGCCTGCTCCTCGTCGCGGCGGCGTCCCTCGCGTGGTCGGTCCACCTCACGGCGCGGGACCCCGGCGCCGCCTACTTCGTCACGACGACGCGGCTGTGGGAGCTGGCGCTCGGTGCCCTCCTCGCCGTCGTCGTGGCCCGGGGCGTCATCGGGCGCTCCCCCCGGGCCCGTCAGGCGCTCGGCTGGACCGGGCTGGCGGCCATCGGGTACGCGGCCGTGACCTTCGACGCGACCACCGCCTTCCCGGGCACCGCGGCGCTCGTGCCGACGCTCGGGGCCGCCGCCGTGCTCGTGGCCGGCAGCGGTGACCCGCGCGGGGAGCTCGCGCCGCTCACCGGGCCCTTCGTGCAGCGCGTCGGCGCGCTGTCCTACTCGCTCTACCTGTGGCACTGGCCGCTCGTCGTCGTCGCGACGTCATTGTGGGCCGGGCCCGACGGCGTGCTCCCGCTCGCGACGGCGCTGGCCGTCGTCGCCGGGTCGGCGCTCCCCGCGTGGCTCACCTACCGGTTCGTCGAGGAGCCCTTCCACCGCTCGCGCCGTCTCGCGGCGCCCTGGCGCGCCGCCGTCATCGGCGCGGCGTGCGTGGCCGTGGGGCTCGCGGGCGCCGCGGCGCTCACCCTCGCCGCCGACCGGGCCGACGGGCCGGCGGAGGGCGGCGCGACGGGCGCCGCGGCGCTCGGCGACGAGCCGGCGGCCGTGGAGCCGACCTACGAGGTCACCTCGCTCACCCCCTCCCTGCTCGACGCCGCCGACGACGTCGCGGCCGTCTACGCCGACGGCTGCCACCAGGACGCGCTCAGCCCCGGGGTGCTCACCTGCGTGTACGGCGACGCCGACTCCGACGTCGTCGTCGCGCTCGTCGGGGACTCCCACGCCGCCCAGTGGCAGCCCGCGCTCGCGGTGCTCGCCGAGGAGCACGGCTTCCGGCTGGAGACCTCGACGAAGTCCTCGTGCCTGCTCGCGCCGGCCCTCGTGTGGGAGGACAGCACCTCCCGCCCCTACACGAGCTGCCTGGAGTGGCAGGCGACGCTCACCGAGCGGCTCACGGCCGAGCCGCCCGACGTCGTCGTCGTCAGCGCCGGGGGGCACTACCAGCTCGTCGAGGACGGCGCGGCGCTGAGCCGGGAGGAGTCGCGCGAGCCGGTCGCGCAGGCGATGGCCGCCACCTGGCAGGCGCTGGAGGAGGAGGGGACCGAGGTCCTCGCCCTCCTCGACACCCCGTGGCCCGGGATCGACGCCCCGGAGTGCGTGAGCGAGCACCTCACGGACCTCAGCGGCTGCGCGGTGCCGCGGGCCGAGGCGATGGAGCGGTCGGGCGCGGCGATCCTGCGGGCCGCCGCGGAGCGCGTGCCGGCGGCGGACCTGCTCGACCTCACCGAGTTCGTCTGCCCCCGGGAGGAGTGCCTGCCGGTGGTCGGCGGGGTGCTCACCCACAGCGACACCCACCACCTCACGGCGACCTACGCCCGGACGCTCGCCCCGCGGATCGCCGGGCCGCTCACCTCACTGCTGGGCTGA